A single window of Pseudomonas lijiangensis DNA harbors:
- a CDS encoding AmpG family muropeptide MFS transporter: MPRKTWRAALAAYASPSTLVLLLLGFAAGMPYMLVFSTLSVWLREAGVARETIGYASLIGLAYAFKWVWSPLLDQWRLPLLGKLGRRRSWLVLSQALVMLGLIGMGFCDPQQHLSWLIAIAVVVAFASATQDIAIDAYRLEIAQDTQQAALAASYMSGYRVAALLSTAGALYFAEGFGSTGFSYKHSAWTGTYVLFGLLMLPALVTTFIMREPPVPLRTQLSAARYGFVHQLASVFVLIVLLVSVPAMFTQLYNTDFASVLFEGSSWMDLLMEDRAFLRSILYILLTIACLSSMGRRGLAPVLTPVNDFIMRYRWQAFILLGLIATYRMSDTVMGVMANVFYIDQGFTKDQIASVSKIFGLIMTLLGAGVGGLLIVRFGIMPILFIGGLSSAATNILFLLLADMGPNLKMLVLTISLDNLSSGLATSAFVAYLSSLTNLKFSATQYALLSSIMLLLPRLIGGYSGVMVEKFGYHNFFLITALLGVPTLLMIILQWSKEIRTAARQDEPEKAVADQPQ, encoded by the coding sequence ATGCCCCGTAAAACCTGGCGCGCCGCGCTCGCCGCCTATGCCAGCCCCTCGACATTAGTATTGCTGTTGCTTGGTTTCGCAGCGGGCATGCCGTACATGCTGGTCTTCTCAACGCTGTCGGTCTGGTTGCGCGAAGCCGGTGTCGCCCGCGAAACCATCGGTTATGCCAGCCTCATCGGTCTGGCCTACGCCTTCAAATGGGTCTGGTCGCCATTACTCGACCAATGGCGCCTGCCCTTGCTCGGGAAACTGGGCCGCAGACGTTCCTGGCTGGTCCTTTCACAGGCGCTGGTGATGCTGGGCCTGATCGGCATGGGCTTTTGCGATCCGCAGCAGCATCTTTCCTGGTTGATCGCCATTGCCGTGGTCGTGGCCTTTGCTTCTGCGACCCAGGATATCGCCATCGATGCCTATCGCCTGGAAATCGCTCAGGACACCCAGCAGGCAGCCCTGGCCGCCAGCTACATGTCCGGTTACCGGGTCGCGGCGCTGCTCTCCACTGCCGGCGCACTGTATTTCGCAGAAGGTTTCGGCTCGACAGGGTTCTCTTACAAGCACTCGGCCTGGACCGGGACCTACGTGCTGTTCGGCCTGCTGATGCTGCCCGCTCTGGTGACCACCTTCATCATGCGTGAACCGCCCGTGCCGCTGCGCACCCAGTTGTCGGCAGCGCGCTACGGTTTTGTGCATCAACTGGCATCGGTATTCGTGCTGATCGTGCTGCTGGTTTCCGTGCCGGCCATGTTCACCCAGCTCTACAACACCGACTTCGCCAGCGTATTGTTCGAGGGCAGCAGCTGGATGGACCTGCTGATGGAAGACCGGGCCTTCCTGCGTTCCATCCTGTATATCCTGCTCACCATCGCCTGCCTGTCCTCCATGGGACGACGCGGCCTAGCGCCCGTGCTGACCCCCGTCAACGACTTCATCATGCGCTATCGCTGGCAAGCCTTTATCCTGCTGGGCCTGATCGCGACCTATCGCATGTCCGACACGGTAATGGGCGTCATGGCCAACGTGTTCTACATCGATCAGGGCTTCACCAAAGACCAGATTGCCAGCGTCAGCAAGATCTTCGGCCTGATCATGACCCTGCTGGGCGCGGGCGTGGGCGGTCTGTTGATCGTGCGCTTCGGCATCATGCCGATCCTGTTCATCGGGGGCCTGAGCTCGGCGGCGACCAATATCCTGTTCCTGCTCCTGGCCGACATGGGGCCGAACCTGAAAATGCTGGTGCTGACCATTTCCCTGGACAACCTGAGTTCCGGGCTGGCCACCTCCGCCTTCGTGGCTTACCTGTCGAGCCTGACCAACCTCAAGTTCTCCGCCACTCAATACGCCCTGCTCAGCTCGATCATGCTGCTGCTGCCACGCTTGATCGGTGGTTACTCAGGGGTCATGGTAGAGAAATTCGGCTACCACAACTTCTTCCTCATTACCGCCCTGCTGGGCGTGCCGACCTTGCTGATGATCATCCTGCAGTGGAGCAAGGAAATTCGTACAGCAGCCCGGCAGGACGAGCCTGAAAAGGCCGTGGCTGACCAACCGCAATGA
- the groL gene encoding chaperonin GroEL (60 kDa chaperone family; promotes refolding of misfolded polypeptides especially under stressful conditions; forms two stacked rings of heptamers to form a barrel-shaped 14mer; ends can be capped by GroES; misfolded proteins enter the barrel where they are refolded when GroES binds) has protein sequence MAAKEVKFGDAGRKKMLAGVNVLADAVKATLGPKGRNVIIEKSFGAPLITKDGVSVAKEIELKDRFENMGAQLVKDVASRANDDAGDGTTTATVLAQAIVNEGLKAVAAGMNPMDLKRGIDKATIAIVAELKKLSKPCTDTKAIAQVGTISANSDNSIGDIIAEAMEKVTKDGVITVEEGSGLENELSVVEGMQFDRGYLSPYFINKPDTMVAELDSPLILLVDKKISNIREMLPVLEAVAKAGRPLLIVAEDVEGEALATLVVNNMRGIVKVAAVKAPGFGDRRKAMLQDIAVLTGGTVISEEIGLSLESTTLEHLGNAKRVVLNKENTTIIDGSGVKTEIDSRIAQIRQQIGDTSSDYDKEKLQERLAKLSGGVAVIKVGAGSEVEMKEKKARVEDALHATRAAVEEGVVPGGGVALVRSLQAISELKGDNADQNVGIALLRRAVEAPLRQIVANSGDEPSVVVDKVKQGSGNFGYNAATGEYGDMIDLGILDPAKVTRSALQAASSIASLMITTEAMIADVPEDKPSAGGGMPDMGGMGGMGGMM, from the coding sequence ATGGCTGCTAAAGAAGTTAAATTCGGCGACGCCGGTCGCAAAAAAATGCTCGCTGGTGTGAACGTCCTGGCTGATGCAGTAAAAGCGACCCTGGGTCCAAAAGGCCGTAACGTCATCATCGAGAAGAGCTTCGGTGCTCCTCTGATCACCAAAGACGGTGTTTCGGTTGCCAAGGAAATCGAACTCAAGGACCGTTTCGAGAACATGGGCGCGCAACTCGTCAAAGACGTTGCTTCCCGTGCCAACGACGACGCTGGTGACGGTACTACCACCGCTACCGTTCTGGCTCAGGCTATCGTCAACGAAGGCCTGAAAGCCGTCGCTGCCGGCATGAATCCGATGGACCTCAAGCGCGGTATCGACAAGGCGACCATCGCCATCGTTGCCGAGCTGAAGAAGCTGTCCAAGCCTTGCACCGACACCAAGGCTATCGCTCAGGTGGGTACCATCTCCGCCAACTCCGATAACTCCATCGGCGACATCATTGCCGAAGCCATGGAAAAAGTGACCAAAGACGGCGTTATCACCGTTGAAGAAGGTTCGGGTCTGGAAAACGAACTGTCTGTCGTAGAAGGCATGCAATTCGACCGTGGTTACCTGTCCCCGTACTTCATCAACAAGCCGGACACCATGGTTGCCGAGCTGGACAGCCCGCTGATCCTGCTGGTCGACAAGAAGATCTCCAACATTCGCGAAATGCTGCCGGTTCTGGAAGCAGTCGCAAAAGCTGGCCGTCCTCTGCTGATCGTTGCCGAAGACGTTGAAGGCGAAGCCCTGGCGACTCTGGTTGTGAACAACATGCGCGGTATCGTGAAAGTTGCAGCCGTCAAGGCTCCAGGTTTCGGTGACCGTCGCAAGGCAATGCTGCAGGACATCGCTGTCCTGACCGGCGGTACCGTTATCTCCGAAGAGATCGGCCTGAGCCTGGAAAGCACTACCCTGGAGCACCTGGGTAATGCCAAGCGCGTTGTGCTGAACAAAGAAAACACCACCATCATCGACGGCTCCGGCGTCAAGACCGAAATCGACTCGCGCATCGCTCAGATTCGCCAGCAGATCGGTGACACCAGCTCCGACTACGACAAGGAAAAACTGCAAGAGCGTCTGGCCAAGCTGTCTGGCGGCGTTGCAGTGATCAAGGTCGGCGCCGGTTCCGAAGTCGAAATGAAAGAGAAGAAAGCCCGCGTTGAAGACGCCCTGCACGCTACCCGTGCAGCCGTTGAAGAAGGCGTGGTACCTGGCGGTGGCGTTGCTCTGGTTCGCTCCCTGCAGGCCATCTCCGAGCTGAAAGGCGACAACGCCGATCAGAACGTCGGTATCGCTCTGCTGCGTCGCGCTGTAGAAGCTCCACTGCGTCAGATCGTTGCCAACTCCGGTGACGAGCCAAGCGTTGTTGTCGACAAGGTCAAGCAGGGTTCGGGTAACTTCGGTTACAACGCTGCTACCGGCGAATACGGCGACATGATCGACCTGGGTATCCTGGACCCGGCCAAAGTGACTCGTTCTGCTCTGCAGGCAGCATCCTCCATCGCCAGCTTGATGATCACCACCGAAGCGATGATCGCTGACGTGCCTGAAGACAAGCCATCGGCTGGCGGCGGCATGCCAGACATGGGCGGTATGGGTGGCATGGGCGGCATGATGTAA
- a CDS encoding MGMT family protein → MIPAAPEHEDPAGLSPAEARRTALYLTLEQVPEGKVVSYGQLAELAGLGKAARWVGRTLSQLPQGTSLPWHRVLGAGGRLSLPLGSVSGDEQRARLRAEGLTIRNNRVDMQRHGWRPT, encoded by the coding sequence GTGATCCCTGCCGCGCCAGAACATGAAGATCCTGCCGGGCTTTCTCCCGCAGAGGCCCGCCGTACAGCGCTCTACCTCACACTTGAGCAGGTACCGGAAGGCAAGGTCGTCAGTTATGGGCAATTGGCCGAACTGGCCGGACTGGGAAAAGCGGCACGTTGGGTCGGGCGCACGTTGAGCCAGCTTCCACAAGGCACTTCACTGCCCTGGCATCGGGTATTAGGGGCTGGCGGCAGGCTCAGCCTGCCACTGGGCAGCGTCTCAGGTGACGAACAGCGTGCCCGCTTGCGTGCAGAAGGCCTTACCATCCGTAACAATCGGGTCGATATGCAGCGCCATGGCTGGCGTCCCACGTAG
- a CDS encoding FxsA family protein: protein MRVFLLLFLLFPVLELFILVRVGMSIGFLWTFLLVLGTSVLGLFVMRVAGFATALRARESLARGELPAQQMLEGLMIAVGGGLLLLPGFISDILGVICLLPFTRRMLADKLRQRAENQAMRQRAFAEDMHQASQGPANSRPGAIHQTAREPDIIEGEFEHRDK from the coding sequence ATGCGTGTTTTTTTGCTGCTCTTTCTGCTTTTCCCGGTGCTGGAGCTGTTTATTCTGGTGCGGGTCGGCATGTCCATCGGCTTCCTGTGGACCTTCCTGCTGGTGCTCGGTACTTCGGTGCTCGGGTTGTTCGTGATGCGCGTGGCAGGGTTTGCCACAGCGTTGCGTGCCCGTGAAAGCCTGGCCCGTGGCGAGCTTCCTGCCCAGCAGATGCTTGAAGGCCTGATGATCGCCGTAGGTGGCGGTCTGCTTCTGCTGCCAGGCTTCATCAGTGACATTCTGGGTGTGATCTGCCTGTTGCCGTTCACTCGCCGCATGCTGGCCGACAAATTGCGCCAGCGTGCCGAGAATCAGGCCATGCGTCAGCGAGCATTCGCCGAGGACATGCATCAGGCCAGCCAGGGTCCGGCAAACAGCCGTCCCGGCGCGATTCATCAGACGGCTCGTGAGCCCGATATCATCGAAGGCGAATTCGAGCATCGCGACAAGTAA
- a CDS encoding permease produces MNHMVACSAEQSASSCTDTSVMVWSAKTIACPPKEFIKAHIAVVVSGLLPFLYCLWLMWDSLPEALSLLIGAGCACALFATYLIVFAVRQKTVFNYHIKSQSGSVEYFLHYPDFAGPLFKGIAIFTILLFLGVALVTGSLLFLIGPAAMSIGAARTLLNWQNPIHNEESLPWNEYNFVTVDRKRSMIITHRTDITLGFEARFPNKELFEQYLQFLHSVLPPTAEYMEKDWEW; encoded by the coding sequence ATGAATCATATGGTCGCTTGCAGCGCAGAGCAGAGCGCATCATCTTGCACCGATACATCTGTCATGGTGTGGAGCGCCAAAACAATCGCTTGCCCCCCAAAGGAGTTTATAAAAGCTCATATTGCAGTAGTCGTATCAGGCCTTCTTCCTTTTCTTTATTGTCTGTGGCTAATGTGGGATAGTCTGCCTGAGGCTCTGAGCCTGCTTATTGGTGCAGGCTGTGCGTGCGCACTATTCGCAACTTATTTGATTGTGTTTGCAGTCAGACAGAAAACGGTATTTAACTACCACATTAAAAGCCAGTCAGGCTCTGTCGAATACTTCCTTCACTACCCGGACTTCGCTGGCCCGCTCTTCAAAGGCATCGCCATTTTCACCATCCTGCTCTTTCTCGGCGTCGCGCTCGTCACCGGCTCGCTGCTCTTCCTGATCGGACCTGCCGCCATGTCAATCGGGGCAGCGCGTACTTTGCTGAATTGGCAGAACCCGATTCACAACGAGGAAAGCCTGCCCTGGAACGAGTACAACTTTGTCACGGTGGATCGGAAACGCTCCATGATCATCACCCATCGCACGGACATCACGCTGGGATTTGAAGCGCGTTTCCCCAATAAAGAGTTATTCGAGCAGTACCTGCAATTCCTGCATTCCGTCCTTCCTCCCACGGCCGAGTACATGGAGAAAGACTGGGAGTGGTAA
- the uvsE gene encoding UV DNA damage repair endonuclease UvsE, whose product MSTARIGFACQYRHPQRNLSAGELKTIESALNPRTTTLRWMESVSTEVAHAKLIEIIDHNLEAQLRLLAYVATLPDALKMLRLSSDLLPFYSHPKVCAFYRQPDIQSTLIKGFAAIGAAARAAGIRLSMHPGQYCVLGSDKPEVVENSLAEFEYHADMIRMMGYGRQFQDFKCNIHIAGRLGAEGIRSIWSRLSKEAQNCITFENDEKTYGVDDCIGLADLAPVVLDVHHCWIHEDDYISAQSPRVERIIESWRGVRPTMHYSQPQERLQELGFSAEQKLEMDSLMQVLSKRDLYGHSGMMWNRWTNEYVTLFLDRFDVMFESKHKNVATLDYYNQYMA is encoded by the coding sequence ATGTCCACTGCTCGGATCGGTTTTGCATGCCAGTATCGCCACCCTCAACGCAACCTGTCGGCTGGTGAGCTGAAAACCATTGAATCGGCCTTGAACCCGCGCACGACCACGTTGCGCTGGATGGAGAGCGTTTCCACCGAAGTGGCTCACGCCAAGCTGATAGAAATCATCGACCACAACCTCGAAGCCCAGTTGCGCTTGCTGGCTTATGTGGCGACCTTGCCTGACGCCCTGAAAATGTTGCGCCTGAGCAGTGACCTGTTGCCGTTCTACAGTCACCCGAAAGTCTGCGCGTTCTACCGCCAGCCGGACATTCAGTCGACTCTCATCAAAGGCTTTGCTGCCATTGGCGCTGCGGCGCGTGCTGCCGGAATCCGCTTGTCCATGCACCCGGGCCAATATTGTGTGCTGGGGTCCGACAAGCCTGAGGTGGTCGAGAACAGCCTGGCCGAATTCGAGTATCACGCCGACATGATCCGCATGATGGGTTACGGGCGGCAGTTCCAGGATTTCAAATGCAACATCCACATTGCCGGTCGACTGGGTGCCGAGGGGATTCGCTCGATCTGGTCGCGCCTGTCGAAAGAAGCGCAGAACTGCATCACGTTCGAGAACGACGAAAAGACTTACGGCGTGGACGACTGCATCGGGTTAGCCGATCTGGCGCCCGTGGTTCTGGATGTGCATCACTGCTGGATCCATGAGGATGACTACATATCTGCCCAGTCGCCTCGCGTCGAGCGCATCATCGAAAGCTGGCGTGGCGTGCGCCCGACCATGCATTACTCTCAACCTCAGGAGCGTCTGCAGGAGCTGGGATTCAGCGCCGAGCAGAAACTGGAAATGGACTCGCTGATGCAAGTCCTCTCCAAACGTGACCTCTATGGCCACAGCGGCATGATGTGGAACCGCTGGACCAACGAATACGTGACCCTTTTTCTTGACCGCTTCGACGTCATGTTCGAGTCCAAGCACAAGAATGTGGCCACGCTGGATTACTACAACCAGTACATGGCTTAA
- a CDS encoding HugZ family pyridoxamine 5'-phosphate oxidase: MSAKASKNARELLLNEYRSVLSTHSSSMPGFPFGSTVTYCLDEQGWPLILISRISQHTQNLIQDPKCSLLVSEREADYAQAAGRLTLLAEARKLTDPQAIEAAARRYYRYFPKSQSYHTAHDFDFWVLAPVRYRYIGGFAAAYWFDHVALANPFFGDVEARMIEHMNDDHANAIAHYVTLSGLPQNEPAHMVGLDAEGMHLRIGHGIHWLAFPEPCNTPTQVREALVHLARVQKWPSSEEQNA, encoded by the coding sequence ATGAGCGCGAAAGCCTCTAAAAATGCCCGGGAGTTGCTGCTCAACGAGTACCGCTCTGTGTTGTCCACTCATTCCAGCTCCATGCCTGGCTTTCCGTTCGGTTCGACAGTGACTTACTGTCTGGACGAGCAGGGCTGGCCGCTGATCTTGATCAGCCGCATTTCTCAGCACACCCAAAACCTGATCCAGGACCCGAAGTGTTCCCTGCTGGTGAGCGAGCGCGAAGCCGATTATGCGCAGGCGGCGGGGCGTCTAACGCTGCTGGCCGAGGCACGCAAGCTGACCGACCCCCAGGCCATCGAAGCGGCTGCCCGTCGTTATTACCGCTATTTCCCCAAGTCGCAGAGTTATCACACCGCCCATGATTTCGATTTCTGGGTGCTGGCTCCGGTGCGCTATCGCTACATCGGCGGCTTTGCTGCCGCCTACTGGTTCGATCACGTGGCTTTGGCCAATCCGTTCTTCGGGGACGTTGAAGCCCGCATGATCGAGCACATGAATGACGACCACGCCAATGCCATTGCCCATTACGTGACATTGTCCGGTCTGCCGCAGAATGAGCCTGCACACATGGTCGGTCTCGATGCCGAAGGCATGCACCTGCGCATCGGTCACGGCATCCACTGGCTGGCATTCCCAGAGCCTTGCAATACGCCGACACAAGTGCGCGAAGCCTTGGTTCATTTGGCTCGCGTGCAGAAATGGCCGTCGTCTGAAGAGCAAAACGCTTGA
- a CDS encoding DUF481 domain-containing protein, with protein sequence MLSRTLLCLAITSISTPLLADTVWLKNGDRLSGTIKVFDGGKLLIETPYGGSVPLDWKQVKTLESDQPLLIKQDQYTGEVAKSLKAGDDGKVVLVNGEAPKTVELASIQQIIKPKPVITDLVWKGNVDAALDFQRAENDTNDYNVAFKTSARHGQWRHNAKGDYNRETTDEAVSTNNWSAEYSLDRFLTEKLFWDARITYKRDKIEDLTRQRTVGTGPGYQFWDDELGAFKVGALLNRTDFEFSNGDKENFYAVAGTWDYNRYLVGKKFEFFTNGEVGKPLSGVADYSMDVEAGLRYKVTDWASLNLKAERNIISGSDNGDVDKTRYTAGFGVSW encoded by the coding sequence ATGTTGTCCAGAACCCTGTTGTGCCTCGCAATAACCTCGATTTCCACTCCACTGCTTGCCGATACTGTCTGGTTGAAGAACGGTGACCGGTTGAGCGGTACGATCAAAGTTTTCGATGGCGGCAAGCTGCTCATCGAAACGCCTTATGGCGGTTCCGTGCCTCTGGACTGGAAACAGGTCAAGACCCTCGAAAGCGATCAGCCCTTGCTGATCAAGCAGGATCAGTACACAGGCGAAGTCGCCAAGTCGCTGAAAGCTGGCGATGACGGCAAGGTCGTACTGGTCAACGGTGAAGCGCCGAAAACCGTGGAGCTGGCCAGTATCCAGCAAATCATCAAGCCCAAGCCGGTCATCACCGACCTGGTCTGGAAGGGTAATGTCGATGCCGCCCTGGATTTCCAGCGAGCCGAGAACGATACCAACGACTACAACGTGGCCTTCAAGACCTCGGCACGCCATGGTCAGTGGCGGCATAACGCCAAGGGCGACTACAACCGCGAGACGACTGACGAGGCGGTCAGCACCAACAACTGGAGCGCCGAATACTCCCTGGACCGCTTCCTGACCGAGAAGCTGTTCTGGGATGCGCGTATCACTTACAAGCGTGACAAGATCGAAGACCTCACCCGTCAGCGTACCGTCGGTACCGGTCCCGGTTATCAGTTCTGGGATGACGAACTGGGTGCATTCAAGGTGGGAGCGCTGCTTAACCGCACCGACTTCGAGTTCTCCAACGGTGACAAGGAGAACTTCTATGCGGTCGCCGGTACCTGGGATTACAACCGTTATCTGGTGGGCAAGAAGTTCGAGTTCTTCACCAACGGCGAAGTGGGCAAGCCTCTCAGTGGCGTGGCCGACTACTCGATGGATGTCGAAGCGGGGCTGCGTTACAAGGTCACCGACTGGGCATCCCTCAACCTCAAGGCCGAGAGAAACATCATCAGCGGTTCGGATAATGGCGACGTCGACAAGACTCGCTACACCGCTGGCTTCGGTGTGAGCTGGTAA
- a CDS encoding co-chaperone GroES: protein MKLRPLHDRVVIRRSEEETKTAGGIVLPGSAAEKPNRGEIVAVGTGRVLDNGEVRALAVKVGDKVVFGPYSGSNTVKVDGEDLLVMSENEILAVIEG from the coding sequence ATGAAGCTTCGTCCTCTGCATGACCGCGTCGTAATCCGTCGCAGCGAAGAAGAAACGAAAACTGCCGGCGGTATCGTGCTGCCAGGTTCGGCTGCTGAAAAGCCTAACCGTGGCGAGATCGTCGCTGTAGGTACCGGCCGCGTGCTGGACAACGGTGAAGTACGTGCGCTGGCCGTGAAAGTGGGTGACAAAGTAGTTTTTGGCCCTTACTCCGGTAGCAACACTGTGAAAGTAGACGGCGAAGACCTGCTGGTGATGAGCGAGAACGAAATCCTCGCTGTCATCGAAGGCTGA
- a CDS encoding SDR family oxidoreductase has protein sequence MELKNKLIIITGGGQGLGRAMAEYLAVKGVNLALVDLNQEKLDQTVAACKALGVEARAYLANVANEEQVTDTVARIAEDFSPIHGLINNAGILRDGLLLKVKDGEITKLSLAQWQAVIDVNLTGVFLCTREVAAKMVEQKSQGAIINISSISRAGNIGQTNYSAAKAGVAAATVTWAKELARYGIRVAGIAPGFIETEMTGSMKPEALEKMTSAIPLKRMGTPAEIAHSAAYILENDYYSGRILELDGAMRI, from the coding sequence ATGGAATTGAAAAACAAGTTAATTATTATTACGGGTGGCGGTCAGGGGCTGGGCCGTGCAATGGCCGAGTATCTGGCAGTCAAGGGCGTCAATCTGGCGCTGGTGGACCTGAACCAGGAAAAGCTCGACCAGACCGTCGCAGCCTGCAAGGCTCTGGGGGTGGAAGCTCGCGCCTATCTGGCCAACGTCGCCAATGAAGAACAGGTGACGGATACGGTTGCCAGGATAGCCGAAGACTTCAGCCCGATTCATGGCCTGATCAATAATGCCGGAATCCTGCGCGACGGCTTGTTGCTCAAGGTCAAGGACGGTGAAATTACCAAGCTGAGCCTGGCGCAATGGCAAGCCGTCATTGACGTCAACCTAACCGGCGTCTTCCTCTGCACTCGGGAAGTGGCGGCAAAAATGGTCGAGCAGAAGAGCCAGGGCGCGATCATCAATATTTCTTCGATCTCCCGCGCCGGCAACATCGGCCAGACCAACTATTCGGCCGCCAAGGCCGGGGTGGCTGCGGCAACCGTGACCTGGGCCAAGGAACTGGCACGCTATGGAATCCGGGTCGCAGGCATTGCACCGGGCTTCATCGAAACCGAAATGACCGGCAGCATGAAACCCGAAGCACTGGAAAAAATGACGTCGGCCATCCCGCTCAAGCGCATGGGCACGCCAGCCGAAATCGCGCATTCGGCGGCTTATATTCTGGAGAACGATTACTACAGCGGCAGGATTCTGGAGCTTGATGGGGCAATGAGGATATAG
- a CDS encoding permease, with amino-acid sequence MTHMTTCRTEQNPTSCTDTSVMMWSIKTINCPPKEFMRFQVSYIIGALALLAYFAWLMWDAINESAGYFISFVCVSVTSLTYMIMLVIRQKTIFNYHIKTQSGSVEHYLHYPDFAGPLFKGIAIFTILFFLGVALVTGSLLFLVGPAAISLGAARTLLTWENKIYNEESLPWNEYNFVTVDRKRSMIITHRTDITLGFEARFPNKELFEQYLQFLHSVLPPTAEYMEKDWEW; translated from the coding sequence ATGACTCATATGACAACCTGCCGCACAGAGCAGAACCCAACTTCCTGCACCGATACATCTGTCATGATGTGGAGCATCAAAACAATCAACTGCCCGCCAAAGGAATTCATGAGATTCCAAGTCTCTTATATAATTGGGGCTCTTGCGCTTCTTGCTTATTTTGCATGGTTAATGTGGGATGCAATAAATGAAAGTGCAGGATATTTTATAAGCTTCGTTTGCGTATCCGTTACATCTTTAACCTACATGATCATGCTTGTAATAAGGCAAAAGACCATCTTCAACTACCACATAAAAACCCAGTCAGGCTCTGTCGAACACTACCTTCACTACCCGGACTTCGCAGGCCCGCTCTTCAAAGGCATCGCCATTTTCACCATCCTGTTCTTTCTCGGCGTCGCGCTTGTCACCGGTTCGCTGCTCTTCCTGGTCGGCCCAGCCGCCATTTCACTCGGTGCTGCACGAACTCTATTGACCTGGGAAAACAAGATTTACAACGAGGAAAGCCTGCCCTGGAACGAGTACAACTTTGTCACGGTGGATCGGAAACGCTCCATGATCATCACCCATCGCACGGATATCACGCTGGGATTTGAAGCGCGTTTCCCCAACAAGGAGCTGTTCGAGCAGTACCTGCAATTCCTGCATTCCGTCCTGCCGCCAACGGCCGAGTATATGGAGAAAGATTGGGAGTGGTGA